The Suricata suricatta isolate VVHF042 chromosome 4, meerkat_22Aug2017_6uvM2_HiC, whole genome shotgun sequence genome includes a region encoding these proteins:
- the COMMD6 gene encoding COMM domain-containing protein 6 isoform X2 → MEGCSEPQLDAKSKVTSQLVDFQWKLGMAVSSDSCRSLKYPYVSVLLKVADPSGQVKNKSFEMTIPQFQNFYRQFKEIAAVIETV, encoded by the exons ATGGAGGGCTGTAGTGAGCCGCAGCTGGATGCCAAGTCCAAG GTCACCAGCCAG CTTGTAGATTTTCAGTGGAAACTGGGGATGGCTGTGAGCTCAGACAGCTGCAGATCTCTTAAGTATCCTTATGTCTCGGTGTTGCTGAAAGTGGCGGATCCCTCAGGCCAAGTGAAGAACAAGTCCTTTGAAATGACAATTCCACAGTTTCAG aaTTTCTACAGACAGTTcaaggaaattgctgcagttatTGAAACTGTGTGA
- the COMMD6 gene encoding COMM domain-containing protein 6 isoform X1 gives MNKPWIRQRSEITGQTAAPKLERELVDFQWKLGMAVSSDSCRSLKYPYVSVLLKVADPSGQVKNKSFEMTIPQFQNFYRQFKEIAAVIETV, from the exons ATGAACAAGCCTTGGATCCGTCAGAGAAGTGAGATCACAGGGCAGACTGCTGCCCCCAAATTGGAGAGAGAG CTTGTAGATTTTCAGTGGAAACTGGGGATGGCTGTGAGCTCAGACAGCTGCAGATCTCTTAAGTATCCTTATGTCTCGGTGTTGCTGAAAGTGGCGGATCCCTCAGGCCAAGTGAAGAACAAGTCCTTTGAAATGACAATTCCACAGTTTCAG aaTTTCTACAGACAGTTcaaggaaattgctgcagttatTGAAACTGTGTGA
- the COMMD6 gene encoding COMM domain-containing protein 6 isoform X3, giving the protein MAVSSDSCRSLKYPYVSVLLKVADPSGQVKNKSFEMTIPQFQNFYRQFKEIAAVIETV; this is encoded by the exons ATGGCTGTGAGCTCAGACAGCTGCAGATCTCTTAAGTATCCTTATGTCTCGGTGTTGCTGAAAGTGGCGGATCCCTCAGGCCAAGTGAAGAACAAGTCCTTTGAAATGACAATTCCACAGTTTCAG aaTTTCTACAGACAGTTcaaggaaattgctgcagttatTGAAACTGTGTGA